The following nucleotide sequence is from Paenibacillus odorifer.
CGTTCTGTTTCTATAAAATCCATACCGTTTAACCCAGGTGTAATTTGCTTTTTCACCAATTGGCTGTAGGTCGTCCAAGCTTGACTCCACTGTGTTTGGTTTACCTCCATCTTATGTCCCTTGTTGTCATACATAGCAAGCTCAAGCGGTGAGACATAGGTCTGCATATCCCAGAAAGGATCGCTCATATAACGGTTCATCGAAAATCCATATATACGCTTATCTTTATTTGTCGATTTCTTGGTCACCTTTTCGGCCAGCGCGAACACTTCATCCCAAGTCATTCCGTCCGTCGGATAACCTACACCAGCAGCATCAAAAATACCTTTGTTAAAATATAACGCACTCGACATAAAGGTCGGTGCTAACGCGTAAAGACTTCCTCCACCCAGCTCACGTACTCCATTTAACATTGTAGGTGCCATATTGCTTAAATCATATTGATCTCGTGCGATAAGCGGCTCCAGCGATTGCACCAGATTATGCTTCACCAAACTCTTCACCAATGTACTATCACCGACGATTACATCAACTGGCTGTGCACCGCCCATAATTGTTCGGATATTCTCCAGATTATCTGGGTTAACCTCTGGATAGGTGCTGTCAAAACGAAGCTCATTCATATTGATGGCTGGAATAATCTCAAGTTTGATTTCAGGATGCTGCAATTCATACATATCTGTAAACTGCTGACGAAAAGAAGAATCGTCTTCTCCAGACCAGAGGCTGCCAATACGTAACACGCGCTGTTCTGTAGATGGCTTAGAAGCCTCTGCCCAGGCTGTATGCCTGCTTTCAGAAATTAAAGGCAATAGGAGTGCTGCACATATTCCAAAGCTTAACCAGCGCCGCCATAGCCTTCTATTATTATTTATATGATTCATTCTTGAACCCTCCCATAAAATACTCAATCCATCCACCTTATGAATAATTACCCATAATTCTAGTAACAGTATATAGCTTTATTCAGGAGGGGAAGTTACAGGCTGTTTAAAGTTATGCTACGATTTCTTCATATTATTTCTATAAAAAACATTCCGGGAGTTTTCTGAGGATCCTGATATGCCTTTCTACGGCAGGATAATTGCACTTTGTGCGACTATTACAGCTGTGTGTGTTGCGCTTCTCCTTTTAATTGCACTATGTGCAGTTAAAAAACGTTATTAGGAGCTTTCGGCGGATTTCTGGCGGATATAATTGCACAAAGTGCAACTATATCCGCCAGATCCTCTAAGGAAGGTTAGTTTAAGTGCACGAACTGAAACTATTCTGCGTTTGAGACGACAGTGCGATGAAATCACCAGGTGTCAGAGCGCAATATACCAGAGCGACAGAGCGTAATACCAGAGTGACAGAGCGCAATAAACCAGAGTGACAGAGCACAATATACCAGAGCGACAGTGCGCAGGTCAGCCAAATGTCAGAATGTGAATGTGAATGCAAACACCAAAACCCTACTCTCCACTCCACTCTACTTTTCCTTTTACCAATACAGCATTTGCCTTCCCTACTAACTAACCTACTAACTAACCTGCTGCCTTTCCTATGACCGGCACAAATCGCCCCTTCTACGCAGGATAATTGCACTTTGTACAACTATTAAAGCCGAATGTATTATGCTTCTTCCTTTTAATTGCACTATGTGCAGTTAAAAAACGTTATTAGGTGCTTTCGGCGGATTTCTGGCGGATATAATTGCACAAAGTGCAACTATATCCGCCAGATCCTCTAAGGAAGGTTAGTTTAAGTGCACGAACTGCAACTATTCTGCGTGTGTGACGACATTGCGATGGCATCACCGGGGCAGAATATAGTATTCCAGAGTGTCAGAGCACCTTTTCCTTTTAATTGCACTCGGTGCAGTTAAAAAGAAAAGCCTCCCACCAAAATGTGAGAGGCCCGTCCAATCTATACACAGGTATTTATTTTAAACGCCAAATGCGGACGGATCTTTTCTCCAAGATTTCAGCAGTTCCACATCCGTAGCTGCGATCTCGCCTTGTGTAAGAGCCACATCAATCAATGTGCTGTAGTTGGACAAGCTTTGTAATGGCATTTCAGCGGCAGCAAAAGCATCGACCGCACGATCCAGCTCGTAGCTGAAGATTGCCAATACAGCCAACGCTTCTGCGCCTGCTTCTTGCACAGCTTGAGCTGCTTTGATGGAGCTTCCACCAGTAGAGATCAGGTCTTCGATAACGACTACCTTTTGCCCCGGCTTAATTAGGCCTTCGATCTGATTCTGCTTGCCGTGACCCTTAGCTTTATCGCGGATATAAGCCATTGGCAGATTAAGTTTATCAGCTACCCAAGCTGCGTGAGGAATGCCTGCGGTTGCTGTACCTGCGATCACCTCTGCATCTGGATACTGGCTTTTAATAAGCTCAGCGAAGGCATCAGCAATATAGTTACGTACCTCTGGGTAAGCCATAGTCAGACGGTTATCGCAATAGATCGGGGATTTAATACCAGAGGTCCAGGTAAAAGGCTCCTGCGGACGCAGTGCCACCGCTCCTATCGTAAGCAGATAACTTGCTACTTGTTCACTTCTATTTAATGTACTCATGCTAAGGTCATCTCCTCAATAATATTTAGTGCTGCTTGACGTGGATCAGCTGCAGTTGTAACAGGACGGCCCACCACCAGGAAGTGGCTACCTTGTTGAATGGCTTTGCCCGGCGTCATCACCCGGGACTGGTCACCTAGGGATGCACCTGCTGGCCGGATACCAGGTGTAACTGTACAAAATGCGGGCCCACAAGCCTCTGCGATCGCTGAAGACTCTTGCGGTGAAGCCACCACTCCATCCAGACCTGCAGCGGCTGCCAGCTTAGCGTATCTGACTACAGTATCTGCTACGTCTCCTGCGATTCCAATTTCGTTATTCATCACTTCTTGGCTCGTGCTGGTCAGCTGTGTAACTGCGATAATCAAAGGCATTTTAAGCGCAGCATTCGCATTAACTACTGAAGCAGCGCCTTCCCGTGCTGCAGCCATCATCGCTGAGCCTCCTGCGGCATGTACGTTAAACATATCCACACCGAGGTGCGTAAGGCTTTCTGCCCCGCCTTTTACCGTGTTAGGAATATCATGCATTTTGACATCTGCAAATACAGAATACCCCCGAGATTTCAGTTCATTAATGAATTCCGGTCCCGCTGCATAAAAAAGCTGCATTCCCACTTTCATATAACAAGGAATCCCTTCCAGCTTGTCAATCAAGGTTCTTGCCCCAGCAACATCAGGGTAATCTAAGGCGATCATCAAGCGATTCGCCATTTCATTCCACTTTGCATCTCCCTGTCCCATAACCGTTCTCCTATCCAGTGCAGACTTAAATCCACACTCTTCATTTATTAGCCCCTAGGCATAGCGGAACGGTCTGCGTAAACGCAAACCGCCCTATACATCTTTATGAGATTAGTTTAATTGACCGACAAAAGCAGGCATGGACTGTGACGAGAAGTTGATCGTCTGCAGCATTCTGAGCAGTGCCGTTACTGTATCGAGTGATGTCATACATACGACGCCATTCTCAACCGCTTCACGACGGATACGGAATCCATCACGCTCTGGTGTTTTCCCTTTAGTCAGTGTATTAAAGACGAAGTTGGCTTGCCCACCACGAATCAAGTCGAGAATGTTCGGCGCACCTTCATCCAGCTTGTTCACGTTCATTACGTTGAGACCTGCTTCTTCAAGCGCTTGAGCGGTGCCTCCGGTAGCAATGATCTTGTAACCCAGCGAGTGGAAGCCTTTCATAAGCTCTACAGCCTCTGCTTTATCTTTATCTGCCACTGTAACGATGATAGCGCCGGTTGCTGGAATTTTCATTCCTGCTCCGATTAGACCTTTATACAAAGCTTTTGCATACAATTTATCGCGGCCCATAACTTCACCCGTCGATTTCATTTCAGGTCCGAGCGTTGGTTCTACTCTACGAAGCTTGGCAAAAGAGAACACCGGCACTTTAACCGATACATAATCACTTTCCGGCCATAGACCTTCTGCATAACCGTCATCTTTCAGCTTGCCGCCGAGAATGATTTTGGTTGCCAGATGCGCCATTGGAATTCCAGTTACTTTACTCAAGAATGGAACCGTACGCGATGAACGTGGATTTACTTCAATTACGTACACTTCATTCTGATAGATAACGAACTGGATGTTGACCAGACCAATCGTTTTCAGTTCCTTAGCAATCTTGATTGTGATCTCAGCAATTTTTGCTTTCAGACCTTCATCCAGATATTGCGGAGGATATACAGCGATGGAGTCACCGGAGTGAACGCCTGCACGCTCAACATGCTCCATGATCCCTGGAATAACTACCGTCTCACCGTCACAAATTGCGTCTACCTCAACCTCTTTACCTAACATGTAACGGTCAATCAATACCGGATGCTCCGGATTCACCTTAACCGCTTCTACCATGTAGCTAAGCAATTCCGCATCATTATATACAATTTCCATTGCGCGTCCACCAAGTACATAGGAAGGACGTACCAGGACTGGATATCCAAGCGATTGTGCAGTTTCTACTGCTTGATCTACGTTGATAACCGTCTTCCCTTTTGGTTGGGCAATATCCAGACGAGCCAGCAAAGCTTCGAATTTCTTCCGATCTTCAGCTTCGTCAATACTGTCTAGGCTAGTTCCGAGAATCTTAACGCCAGCGGCACTTAATGGTGCAGCAAGGTTAATGGCTGTTTGGCCTCCGAATTGTACGATAACCCCAATCGGATTCTCTTGCGCAATTACGTTCATTACATCTTCAAAGAACAAGGGTTCAAAATACAACCGGTCCGAAGTATTAAAGTCGGTAGATACAGTCTCAGGGTTATTATTGATAATAACCGCTTCATAACCTGCCTTCTGAATCGCCCATACTGCATGCACAGTGGAGTAATCGAACTCAATCCCTTGACCGATCCGGATTGGACCCGATCCAAGCACGATAACCTTTTGTTTATCGGAATGAATGACTTCATTTTCAGTCTCATAAGTAGAGTAGTAGTAAGGTGTAGAAGCTTCGAACTCAGCCGCACAGGTATCTACCATTTTGAATACAGGCGTTAATCCTCGCTCTAAACGAAGCGCGCGTACATCAGCTTCTTTGATGAATTTAACGTTCGCTTGTCCTTCTGCACGAATCTCAGCAATCGCACGGTCTGTAAAACCTCTGCGTTTAGCTTGATACAGGGTTTCTGCTGATAAGCTTTCATCCCCACGGATAACCTCTTCAAAGTTGATCAATCCCTCGATCTTGGACAGGAACCACCAGTCCACGTTAGTGATATCTTGGATCTCTTGCAAGCCAAATCCGCGGCGGAAGGCTTCCGCGATCAAGAACAACCGCTCATCATCAGGTTTTGCCAGACGTTCACGCAGGACGCTTTCTTCCAAATCTTCAGCGCCCGGCAGGCGGAAACGGTGTACACCGATTTCCAGGGAACGAATTGCTTTATGAATGGACTCTTCGAAGGTACGACCGATGGCCATAACTTCTCCAGTTGCTTTCATTTGTGTGCCCAGCTTACGGTTCGCATGAATGAACTTGTCGAACGGCCAGCGTGGGATTTTGCTTACGATATAGTCAAGTGTAGGCTCGAAGCAAGCATAGGTCTGTCCAGTAACTGGATTGACGATTTCATCAAGTGTGTAACCAAGCGCGATTTTGGCAGCCATTTTGGCAATCGGATAACCGGTTGCTTTCGAAGCCAAAGCCGAAGAGCGGCTGACACGTGGATTTACTTCGATTACATAATATTGATAGCTTTGCGGATCCAGTGCGAACTGCACGTTGCAGCCACCCTCGATATTCAGCGCACGAATGATTTTGAGTGAAGCGCTGCGCAGCATTTGATATTCACGATCGGATAACGTTTGGCTAGGTGCCACAACGATACTGTCACCTGTATGCACACCTACCGGGTCGAAGTTCTCCATGTTGCAGACAACGATACAGTTGTCGTTCGCATCACGCATAACCTCGTATTCAACTTCCTTCATGCCGGCAATACTTTTCTCCACCAAACATTGTCCGATCGGGCTATAACGAATACCTGCTTTGACAGTCTCAAGCAGCTCTTCTTCGTTGTCGCAGATCCCGCCGCCGGTGCCGCCAAGCGTATAAGCCGGGCGTACAATTAGAGGGAAACCAATTTCCTCAGCGAATTTCATCGCTTCATCTACTGTGGTAATAATAGTGCTCTCTGGTACAGGCTGTTCCAGTTCGCGCATCAGATCACGGAACAAATCGCGATCCTCTGCTTTTTCGATGGACTCAAGCTGGGTACCTAGAAGCTTAACATTCTCTTGCTCTAGTACTCCTGCACGAGCCAATTCTACAGCCATATTAAGACCTGTCTGTCCTCCCAAAGTTGGCAACAAGCCATCTGGGCGCTCCTGACGGATGATGCCAGTTACGAATTCAAGGGTAATCGGCTCGATATAAACTTTATCAGCCATATTGGTGTCAGTCATGATAGTCGCTGGGTTACTGTTGATCAGCACAACTTCGACGCCTTCTTCTTTCAGGGCCTGACAGGCCTGCGTTCCGGCATAGTCAAATTCTGCGGCTTGCCCGATAACAATCGGTCCAGAACCGATTACTAATATTTTTTTAAGCTTTTCATTCTTAGGCATGTTATAGAGCTCCTTTCACGGCTTCAAGCTGTTTTACTGTAGGTTTTGGCGCCGTGATTCTGGCGTTTGCCGCAAGCTGCGCCTGGCGCGAGCTTACAGGTGTGTTAGCTTTATGATCAGCGATCATCTGTAAGAAACGATCGAATAAGTAGCTGCTGTCATGAGGTCCCGGTGCTGCTTCTGGATGGTACTGTACTGAAAACGCAGGATAACGGGTATGTTTAAGTCCTTCAACGGTCTTATCATTATTATTAATGTGAGTAACCTCTAGATCCGTGCTCTTCACAGAGTCTTCATTCACTGTGTAGCCATGGTTCTGAGAAGTAATGAAGCAACGTCCGCTCTCCAATTCTTTAACCGGATGGTTACCGCCACGGTGTCCGAATTTCAGCTTCTCTGTATCCGCGCCACAAGCCAGTGCAAACAGCTGGTGACCTAAGCAGATACCGAAGATTGGGTATTCGCCAAGCAATTCTGAGATCGTCTTCACTGCGTGTGGAACGTCTTTCGGGTCCCCAGGGCCGTTGGACAGCTGGATACCATCTGGATTGAGGCGACGAATCTCATCAGCAGTTACGTCATGAGGTACAACTACAACATCACAACCGCGATTGTTCAACTCGCGTAAGATACCAGCCTTCGCTCCGTAATCTACCAGCACGATGCGTTCTTTAGTTCCCGGGCTATTGTACATGCTTGGAGTAGATGTGCGAGCTACCTGATTGCGCAGTTCTTCAATTGAAGTGTCGCCCATCATTTCCATCAATTCCTCTACCCGTTTGTTAGAGGTAGTCAGGATCGCCTTCATTGTTCCGTAGTGGCGAATAATCCGCGTCAACATCCGGGTATCAATCTCGCTGATTCCAGGAATATCGTATTCTTTCAGCAGGTCGTCCACACTGTATTCTGCGCGCCAGTTACTTGGAACTTCTTCATGACGACGCACTACAAAACCGTGTACGAAAGGTCGAACAGATTCGAAATCATCCCGCGTAATCCCGTAGTTCCCGATCAATGGGTACGTCATGGTAACGATTTGTCCGCAATATGAAGGGTCAGACAGCACCTCTTGATATCCTGTAATTCCTGTGTTAAAAACAACCTCGCCTGTCTTTTCACCTTCAGCGCCAAATGCGGTACCTGTAAATAAAGTTCCGTCTTGAAGCAGCAATCTCGCCTGCATTCCCTTCCACTCCTTCATGTTCTGTAGTCTAATACGTATGCCTTGCATGCCTTCCGGAGTGTACGCGCTCAAATTGCTGATCCGCAAAGATCAGCAATTTCGCCTCACCAGTCCGCTAGTTTTTCTCAGTCCATACGGCTTTGCCGTCCACCCAAGTTTTTACTGGCCAACCCTTAAGCTTCCAGCCGCCAAAAGGTGTGTTGCGTCCTTTGCTTGCGAAGGAACCTGGGTCTACTTCTTTTTCCTGCTCCAGATCGATGAGTGTCAAATCTGCAGGAGCTCCGATCTCCATAACCCCGGTGTTCAATCTGAATACTCGTGCAGGATCGGCAGTCATTCTTTGTACTAGTAAGGATAAATCCCATTTTCCGGTTTCTACAAACGCCGTGTATAAGAGGGGGAAAGCTGTCTCGAATCCAACGATACCAAAAGGTGCCAGCTGCATTCCTTTCGCTTTCTCTTCCTCACTATGTGGCGCATGATCTGTAACAATCATATCTAGTGTGCCATCAAGCAACCCTTCGATACACGCCTCAACATCGCGGCGGGAGCGCAGCGGCGGGTTCATTTTCCAATTGGCGTCAAGGCCTGGAATATCGTCTTCAGCAAGAAGCAAGTGATGCGGACATACCTCAGCAGTTACTTTAATGCCGATCTCTTTTGCTTGGCGAATCAGCCGCACCGACTGTTCAGTACTGACATGGCATACATGGTAATGAACGCCTGTCGCTTCTGCCAGCAAAATATCGCGTCCAACATGGATCGCTTCTGACTCATTCGGAATTCCTTTGAGGCCATGCTTCTTAGCGAACTCACCTTCAGCTACACAGCAGCCCTCAACCAGCGAGTTATCTTCGCAGTGAGCAATGACTGGCATATCGAGCGATGCTGCGATGTTCATTGCATCTTTCATCATTTGAGCACTTTGTACGCCCACACCGTCGTCTGTATAACCAATAGCTCCAGCTTCTTTGAGCGCCGCAAAATCCGTCAACTCACGTCCGAGCTCATTTTTCGTAATGGCTGCATAAGGAAGCACTTTAACTAGTCCTGCTTCACGCGCCTTGTCTTTCACAAATTGCACGATCTCCGGGCTATCTGTCACCGGACGAGTATTTGGCATACATGCAATGGTTGTAAATCCGCCTTTAGCAGCTGAGCGACTTCCGGTTTCCACTGTTTCCTTGTGTTCAAATCCCGGTTCACGCAAGTGCACATGCATATCAATGAGTCCCGGAATGAGCAGCTTACCTTCAGCATCAATGATCTCCGTGGCTTCTCCGATAGCTTCATTTCCGTCGATTATAGCCGAGATCACACCATCCTGTAGTTCGATGTGTTTGCGCTCAAGCAAGCCTTCCTTATTCAATACGCTGGCGTTTCTAATAATCACTGTCATGATTCTACCTTTACCCTCAGATCACAGCTGCGGGCCCTCTCGTTATTATATAATAAAAATTCATCTTTGTGTATATTTATTAGTCTCTATACGTTAGCATTCTGTAAGCTTATAGTAAAGCTCTTTCGAGAACCGCCATCCGAACCGGTACGCCATTAGACATTTGCGGGAAAATCCGCGATTGACTGCACTCTACTACTGCATCATCAATCTCTAGATTCCGGTTAACCGGAGCTGGATGCATAATGATTGTGTCTTTGGCGAGCTTAGCTGCCCGCTCTTCTGTTAGACCATAGTGGCTACGGTAATCTTCAGCAGACAGCTTAATGCCGGAAGTATGGCGCTCAAGCTGTACTCGAAGCATCATTACTACATCCGCTTTAAGAGCTTCTTCCATAGTTACGTAAGGCGCATACTCCATAAGCTCAGGAGCCTTCATATTATCCGGTGCGCAGAACTGCACCTTGGCTCCCATTTTCGTAAGCCCCCAGAGATTAGAACGCGCTACGCGGCTATGCATAATGTCCCCAATGATGGAGACTGTCAGGCCTTTTAGTTCCCCAAAGGTTTTGGTCATGGTGTATAAATCAAGCAGCGCCTGCGTAGGATGTTCATTGTTACCGTCGCCCGCATTGATAAGCGGTATGGACACCTTCTCAGCTAACTGCTGCAGCACACCTGCAGGCTTCAAACGCACAACTCCGGCATCGATCCCCATCGATTCCAGTGTGCGCACTGTATCGTAGATCGACTCCCCTTTTTCTACACTAGAAGCTGCAGCCGTAAAATTAAGTACTTGCGCACCTAGTCGTTTCTCTGCCATCTCGAAAGAGAAGCGTGTGCGTGTGCTGTTCTCAAAAAACATGTTAGAAATAAAATGGGAGTTCAAGATGGGCGTCAGCTTTTCACTTTGATTGTCCCAAAATGCTGTTCTGTCAAGCAGTTGGATAATTTCCGACCGGTCAAGCTCTTTGATTCCCAGCAGACTACGTTCCTTTACCTTGGTAAGTGTCATGATGTTATCGTTCCTCCCGGTTTGAAATAATGTAGACCTCATCTTTGCCGTCGTATTCCTTCAGCGCCACTTCAATCTGCTCGTGCTTTGAGGTAGGTACATTCTTACCGATGTAGTCCGGCCGGATCGGCAGCTCGCGGTGTCCGCGGTCAGCCAGTACTGCCAGTTGAATCATTCGTGGGCGTCCGCAATCCATCAAAGCGTCCATCGCCGCGCGGATGGTGCGTCCGGTGTAAAGTACATCATCGAACAAAATGACTTTCTGATCATGGATGCCAGCACTTCCTGAAGTAATAACGACGTTACTCTTCACTACTGCTTCACTGCCTTCCACTTCACGATCATCCCGGTAATGTGTGATATCCAGCTCACCGTATGGAATCTCGACGCCTTCAATCTCCTTGATGCGCTCAGCGATACGCTGTGCCAGATACACACCTCGTGTCCGAATGCCGACCAGCAGACAATTTTCGATACCTTTGTTCTTCTCCAAAATCTCATGAGCAATACGCGATAAGGCCCGGCGGATCGCCGTTTCATCCATAATGACATTTTTCTCAGTAACCATAATCTTGTCACCCTCCAGCTTGTTCGCCTATTCAAGTTCCCGGAAATCAAAAAAATCCTTGCCTATAACAGGCAAGGAGTGAAATCCGCAGATGAGGAAGATGACGGCCGCGCGCATAAAAAGACAGTTCCGTATTTACACACGGATACCTTTCTAAGAGTCGCGAACCTCGATTCACGTTACCTTGCCAGCCTCACAGGACTGAATTAAAGGCGCTATTCATTTAACAAGAATTATGACAGAACAACCCCCTCATGTCAACTTTCTCTGCCTAAACTTTTGCACTTCTCTTCCTTACTTCTATTAACAACAAGGGGAAAGCGGTACTCAGTATATCTGCATAAAAAACGAGGCTGGTCCCAAATAGCCGTTTCATCACTTTTAGGACAGCCTCGTTTATGTTCTTAACACTACTTGATGTCCAAATGGTTCAAGAGGCGCACCTAGTAATGCTCCAAATGATGCAATCGTTGAGGTACTTATATAGTAATTAGGGAATTCCTCCCTGAAATTCAGAGATTTCTGTTCATCAGACTTGTAATTAGGGAAAACTTCCCTAATTATTGACCGATTCAGTAACTAATATAGAACCCCCCTGATTATTAGGGAGGTTTTCCCTGATTTCGTTCATTTAGAGCGAATATCGGTTAATTTCAGGGAGCTTTTCCCTAATTAGTTTAAAACCCACTCTTTACTTCACACAAACACAGAACGCATATAGCTCACCACACAAGTCCGCCACACAAGTCCACCGCACAAAGTCCACCGTCACAGCTACCACAAATCATCTACTGCAAGCTGTACGAAAATCACACACAGCATTCATCCACCACCCACCCCAATAGTACAGAACACGACACGCGGCTTATAGTCATAAGGCACAGCAACATCTACAACATTTCCTATTCCATAAAAAAGAAGCTGCCCCAAAGTAGAATTCACTACTTTTGAGACAGCCTCATTAATTTCAATAACAATGCTTAAAATTCAAATTCCACATCGCTAAGACGTCTTTGAATTTCAGAGATGACACGTCTCTCTTCCTCTTCACCTTTAGCAATAAAGGTAACGGAGAAACGAACAAACGGACCTGCATCATCCCAAGGCACAGTGGAGATCAGCTTCTCACGAATCAGGAATTGGGAGAAATCTTCACCGGATTCAAAGCGACGGCCGTCTTTGATTCCCTTAGGTGCAGCGACATACAGGAAGAAGGAACCTTTTGGCTTCTCAGCTTTAAAGCCGAGGCTGTTCAGTGCATCAACCAGCAGGTTGTGACGACGGGAGTATTTATCCGCAATCGCTTCAGTAATCTCCGGATGAGCAAGACCATAAGCCGCTGCTTTTTGAATCGCGATAAATTGGCCGGAATCGTTATTATCCTTCACATCGCTGAAAGCTTTAACCACTAGCGGATTGCCAGCCACAAAACCAATTCTCCAGCCCGTCATATTGTAAGACTTAGAAAGAGAATGCAGCTCTACACCCACATCCTTTGCACCTGGTACGGAGAGGAAGCTAAGTGGCTTCAAACCGTCATAGGTCAAGGCAGCATAAGGAGCATCATGAATAACCACTACATCGTATTTTTTCGCCCATGCAACGACCTCAGCAAAAAACTCAGGAGTGGCACTAGCACCCGTTGGATTGTTTGGATAGTTTAGATAAAGAAGCTTAGCTTTACGAGCAATGTCTTCCGGAATTTCATTCAGATCTGGAAGAAATTTGTTCTCCTTCTTCAGCTCCACCGTAAATACTTGTCCACCCAAATATTTAGTATGTGTACCCAAGACTGGATAACCCGGCACGGTCATAATCGTGATATCACCTGGATTGATGAAACAAGATGGCAACATAGCCAGCGCAGGCTTCGATCCGATGGAGTGAACTACCTCCGTATCTGGATCAATACCTTCCACCCGGAAAACTTCCCGCAAATATTCAGCAGCAGCAGTCTTGAATTCGGCAATTCCGTTGTCCGCATATCCGCGGTTTTCTTCCTTCGCTGCTTCTTCAGCAAGCTTAGCTACGATACCCGCATCAGCCATCTCATCCGGCTCGCCTACGCCCATATCAATTAGTTCAATGTTTGGAAAATCCTGTTTTGCGGATGCTTTAGCACGTTTGATTTTCTCGAATTTATAAATCGAAGTGTCTTTGCCATAATCGGCACCGCCGATGCGGTCTGCAAAATTAGTCTGAATGAAGCTATCTTGGTATTGTTCAATACTCATACTGTCATCTCATCTCCTGAATATCTATTCTACTTTTAAAAGAAACGGCTTCGCCGTCCCTTGGATGGCGTATGTTTCCGGATATCCGTTTCATTATAAAAATAAGGATAAAGAATAAGGCATTACCCTTTCTTTATCCTTATGTTTTTAAATATGCCGTAAAGTAGTGTTCAATACCATAGACTAATTATCACTTCATTTGTACTTATCTGCTGCGTAGTGTGAACAGGACTT
It contains:
- a CDS encoding ABC transporter substrate-binding protein → MNHINNNRRLWRRWLSFGICAALLLPLISESRHTAWAEASKPSTEQRVLRIGSLWSGEDDSSFRQQFTDMYELQHPEIKLEIIPAINMNELRFDSTYPEVNPDNLENIRTIMGGAQPVDVIVGDSTLVKSLVKHNLVQSLEPLIARDQYDLSNMAPTMLNGVRELGGGSLYALAPTFMSSALYFNKGIFDAAGVGYPTDGMTWDEVFALAEKVTKKSTNKDKRIYGFSMNRYMSDPFWDMQTYVSPLELAMYDNKGHKMEVNQTQWSQAWTTYSQLVKKQITPGLNGMDFIETERSTYSPVQGDLFLTGKAAMVIGEYDYLNELAGVSRNAAKIKNYSPVDWGFVTVPTFKEKPGVAVGTWVGNMMAINTMAANKEDAWDLIKFVNSNEVAKIKAHTRGELTSRKDYITTKVPSVNLESFYTLKPLPANDPLMNVLQTQKPGISRINDVGRQLFTEVYQGKRTVESALKAWEKQGNTMLGTLEKDPTYYFDSIGD
- the pyrE gene encoding orotate phosphoribosyltransferase; the encoded protein is MSTLNRSEQVASYLLTIGAVALRPQEPFTWTSGIKSPIYCDNRLTMAYPEVRNYIADAFAELIKSQYPDAEVIAGTATAGIPHAAWVADKLNLPMAYIRDKAKGHGKQNQIEGLIKPGQKVVVIEDLISTGGSSIKAAQAVQEAGAEALAVLAIFSYELDRAVDAFAAAEMPLQSLSNYSTLIDVALTQGEIAATDVELLKSWRKDPSAFGV
- the pyrF gene encoding orotidine-5'-phosphate decarboxylase, whose product is MGQGDAKWNEMANRLMIALDYPDVAGARTLIDKLEGIPCYMKVGMQLFYAAGPEFINELKSRGYSVFADVKMHDIPNTVKGGAESLTHLGVDMFNVHAAGGSAMMAAAREGAASVVNANAALKMPLIIAVTQLTSTSQEVMNNEIGIAGDVADTVVRYAKLAAAAGLDGVVASPQESSAIAEACGPAFCTVTPGIRPAGASLGDQSRVMTPGKAIQQGSHFLVVGRPVTTAADPRQAALNIIEEMTLA
- the carB gene encoding carbamoyl-phosphate synthase large subunit, whose amino-acid sequence is MPKNEKLKKILVIGSGPIVIGQAAEFDYAGTQACQALKEEGVEVVLINSNPATIMTDTNMADKVYIEPITLEFVTGIIRQERPDGLLPTLGGQTGLNMAVELARAGVLEQENVKLLGTQLESIEKAEDRDLFRDLMRELEQPVPESTIITTVDEAMKFAEEIGFPLIVRPAYTLGGTGGGICDNEEELLETVKAGIRYSPIGQCLVEKSIAGMKEVEYEVMRDANDNCIVVCNMENFDPVGVHTGDSIVVAPSQTLSDREYQMLRSASLKIIRALNIEGGCNVQFALDPQSYQYYVIEVNPRVSRSSALASKATGYPIAKMAAKIALGYTLDEIVNPVTGQTYACFEPTLDYIVSKIPRWPFDKFIHANRKLGTQMKATGEVMAIGRTFEESIHKAIRSLEIGVHRFRLPGAEDLEESVLRERLAKPDDERLFLIAEAFRRGFGLQEIQDITNVDWWFLSKIEGLINFEEVIRGDESLSAETLYQAKRRGFTDRAIAEIRAEGQANVKFIKEADVRALRLERGLTPVFKMVDTCAAEFEASTPYYYSTYETENEVIHSDKQKVIVLGSGPIRIGQGIEFDYSTVHAVWAIQKAGYEAVIINNNPETVSTDFNTSDRLYFEPLFFEDVMNVIAQENPIGVIVQFGGQTAINLAAPLSAAGVKILGTSLDSIDEAEDRKKFEALLARLDIAQPKGKTVINVDQAVETAQSLGYPVLVRPSYVLGGRAMEIVYNDAELLSYMVEAVKVNPEHPVLIDRYMLGKEVEVDAICDGETVVIPGIMEHVERAGVHSGDSIAVYPPQYLDEGLKAKIAEITIKIAKELKTIGLVNIQFVIYQNEVYVIEVNPRSSRTVPFLSKVTGIPMAHLATKIILGGKLKDDGYAEGLWPESDYVSVKVPVFSFAKLRRVEPTLGPEMKSTGEVMGRDKLYAKALYKGLIGAGMKIPATGAIIVTVADKDKAEAVELMKGFHSLGYKIIATGGTAQALEEAGLNVMNVNKLDEGAPNILDLIRGGQANFVFNTLTKGKTPERDGFRIRREAVENGVVCMTSLDTVTALLRMLQTINFSSQSMPAFVGQLN
- the carA gene encoding glutamine-hydrolyzing carbamoyl-phosphate synthase small subunit, which encodes MQARLLLQDGTLFTGTAFGAEGEKTGEVVFNTGITGYQEVLSDPSYCGQIVTMTYPLIGNYGITRDDFESVRPFVHGFVVRRHEEVPSNWRAEYSVDDLLKEYDIPGISEIDTRMLTRIIRHYGTMKAILTTSNKRVEELMEMMGDTSIEELRNQVARTSTPSMYNSPGTKERIVLVDYGAKAGILRELNNRGCDVVVVPHDVTADEIRRLNPDGIQLSNGPGDPKDVPHAVKTISELLGEYPIFGICLGHQLFALACGADTEKLKFGHRGGNHPVKELESGRCFITSQNHGYTVNEDSVKSTDLEVTHINNNDKTVEGLKHTRYPAFSVQYHPEAAPGPHDSSYLFDRFLQMIADHKANTPVSSRQAQLAANARITAPKPTVKQLEAVKGAL